One Micromonospora sp. WMMD812 genomic window carries:
- a CDS encoding DUF6232 family protein has product MITYYDDRSVQVTSTAVRVDGRTVPLAEISMVWHRRGSRSWRVLAGRGAIGAAMTGPLVAALLGIALAVWLDRSTTVTIAIVGASVLVGLAVGPVADFLFEHLDRSYARGSRQLEIWARWRGQPVRLLRTGDALRFGQIYRALQRAMEQGQPVRAGARAAGAPSRGRRS; this is encoded by the coding sequence ATGATCACTTACTACGACGACAGATCCGTGCAGGTCACCTCCACCGCCGTCCGCGTGGACGGCCGGACCGTCCCGCTCGCCGAGATCAGCATGGTCTGGCACCGGCGGGGCAGCCGCTCCTGGCGGGTGCTCGCCGGTCGCGGCGCGATCGGCGCCGCCATGACCGGCCCGCTGGTGGCGGCGCTCCTCGGGATCGCGCTGGCGGTCTGGCTGGACCGCTCGACCACCGTCACGATCGCCATCGTCGGCGCGTCCGTGCTGGTCGGGCTCGCGGTCGGCCCGGTCGCCGACTTCCTCTTCGAACACCTCGACCGCTCGTACGCCCGAGGCAGCCGCCAGCTGGAGATCTGGGCGCGCTGGCGCGGCCAACCGGTGCGGCTGCTGCGTACCGGTGACGCGCTCCGGTTCGGCCAGATCTACCGGGCCCTGCAGCGGGCGATGGAGCAGGGGCAGCCGGTACGCGCCGGGGCGCGGGCTGCCGGGGCGCCGAGCCGCGGGCGGCGGAGCTAG
- a CDS encoding nuclear transport factor 2 family protein, with the protein MTGEERNVEVVRRYLRTFVTKDLAELRAVVAEDVLIYGSGTAVRGRHFVERAVASPGLTVLDQQIHELFPAGDRVTVVMAQTYRRDATGATAVQSACKMYRLAQDRIVQFWGEQDLYGLLRGLGMLPDEPIRF; encoded by the coding sequence ATGACGGGGGAGGAGCGCAACGTCGAGGTCGTCCGTCGGTACCTGCGGACGTTCGTCACCAAGGACCTGGCCGAGCTGCGCGCGGTGGTCGCGGAGGACGTGCTCATTTACGGCTCCGGCACGGCCGTGCGAGGCCGCCACTTCGTGGAGCGGGCCGTCGCGTCACCCGGGCTCACCGTGCTCGACCAGCAGATCCACGAGCTTTTCCCGGCCGGCGACCGGGTCACCGTCGTGATGGCGCAGACCTACCGGCGGGACGCCACCGGCGCGACCGCGGTGCAGAGCGCCTGCAAGATGTACCGGCTGGCGCAGGACAGGATCGTGCAGTTCTGGGGCGAGCAGGACCTCTACGGCCTGCTGCGCGGCCTCGGCATGCTGCCGGACGAGCCGATCCGTTTCTAG
- a CDS encoding DUF6232 family protein, producing the protein MVVYYRDATVQVTSDSIRAGGHAVALTDVTYVWHARGRTTLAVRGRVLGRGVLVLLLSLPPLVALVCVVALVWSAQDRGEWKLALIILAGCAVGALALTPFLEVPLGWLDRSYERGNRVHELWVQHHGREELLVRTPDALRFGQIYRAVQRAMEQHPDRR; encoded by the coding sequence ATGGTGGTCTATTACCGGGACGCCACGGTGCAGGTGACCTCCGACTCGATCCGGGCGGGCGGGCACGCCGTGGCGCTCACCGACGTGACGTACGTCTGGCACGCCCGCGGTCGCACGACGCTCGCCGTGCGGGGCCGGGTGCTGGGCCGGGGCGTCCTGGTCCTGCTGCTGTCGCTGCCGCCCCTGGTGGCGCTGGTCTGCGTCGTCGCCCTGGTCTGGTCGGCGCAGGACCGCGGCGAGTGGAAGCTCGCGCTGATCATCCTCGCCGGCTGCGCGGTCGGGGCGCTCGCCCTCACCCCGTTCCTGGAGGTGCCGCTGGGCTGGCTGGACCGCTCCTACGAGCGGGGCAACCGGGTGCACGAGCTCTGGGTGCAGCACCACGGCCGGGAGGAGTTGTTGGTGCGTACGCCGGACGCGCTGCGGTTCGGGCAGATCTACCGGGCCGTGCAGCGCGCCATGGAGCAGCACCCGGACCGGCGCTGA
- a CDS encoding rhodanese-like domain-containing protein, with product MTNTFAVPAADPASAAAHFRARLSYETDVSDVHADLTAGVPGLVVVDSRGAAAWAQGHLPGAVHLPTAEIATRATELVPAGSAVVTYCWGPGCNGATRAALEFARLGHRVKEMLGGYEYWVREGLPVVTGTGLTRRPVDDLTAPRSTISCDC from the coding sequence ATGACGAACACCTTCGCCGTACCGGCGGCCGACCCCGCGTCCGCCGCCGCCCACTTCCGCGCCCGGCTCAGCTACGAGACCGACGTCAGCGACGTGCACGCCGACCTGACCGCCGGGGTGCCCGGCCTGGTGGTCGTCGACTCCCGGGGCGCCGCCGCCTGGGCGCAGGGGCACCTGCCGGGCGCCGTGCACCTGCCGACCGCCGAGATAGCCACCCGCGCCACCGAGCTGGTACCGGCCGGCTCGGCCGTGGTCACCTACTGCTGGGGGCCCGGCTGCAACGGCGCCACCCGGGCCGCGCTGGAGTTCGCCCGGCTCGGCCACCGGGTCAAGGAGATGCTCGGCGGCTACGAGTACTGGGTCCGGGAGGGGCTGCCGGTGGTGACCGGGACCGGTCTGACCCGACGCCCGGTCGACGACCTGACCGCACCCCGGTCGACGATCAGCTGCGACTGCTAA
- the ftrA gene encoding transcriptional regulator FtrA, with protein sequence MPRQLAPPRPLTGPDSRPPADRSVTVLAYAGMSVFETGIVTEVFGLPRPEFDVDWYDLRVCAERPGPVPMVGGANLHTPYGLDVLAAARTVIVPGVPDVTADPSPALVAALRRAHRRGARIMSICSGAFALAGAGLLDGRRATTHWQYADLLARRYPAVDVDPDVLYLDDGDLLTSAGSAAGLDLCVHLVRRDHGAAIANAVARRLVIPPHRDGGQAQYIEAPVPDDPDDDRIAGSIAWALAHLAEPLTVARLAGQAHMSTRTYLRHFARATGTSPIRWLIDQRVRASVALLETTDAPVEEIAATMGFDTPVTYRHHFGRAMRTSPSAYRRAFRTGGGPTAGAAGQAGV encoded by the coding sequence ATGCCCCGCCAGCTCGCTCCGCCCCGTCCGCTGACCGGGCCCGACAGCCGCCCGCCGGCCGATCGCAGCGTCACGGTGCTGGCGTACGCGGGGATGTCGGTCTTCGAGACCGGGATCGTCACCGAGGTGTTCGGACTGCCCCGGCCCGAGTTCGACGTCGACTGGTACGACCTGCGGGTCTGCGCGGAGCGGCCCGGCCCGGTGCCGATGGTCGGCGGCGCGAACCTGCACACCCCGTACGGTCTGGACGTGCTGGCCGCGGCACGGACGGTGATCGTGCCCGGGGTTCCGGACGTCACCGCGGACCCCTCGCCCGCTCTCGTCGCCGCGCTGCGTCGGGCACACCGGCGGGGCGCCCGGATCATGTCCATCTGTTCGGGCGCGTTCGCGCTGGCCGGCGCGGGCCTGCTCGACGGGCGCCGGGCCACCACCCACTGGCAGTACGCGGACCTGCTGGCCCGTCGGTATCCGGCCGTCGACGTGGACCCGGACGTGCTCTACCTCGACGACGGTGACCTGCTCACCAGCGCCGGCAGTGCGGCGGGGCTGGACCTCTGCGTGCACCTGGTCCGGCGGGACCACGGCGCGGCGATCGCCAACGCGGTCGCCCGGCGGCTGGTGATCCCGCCGCACCGCGACGGCGGGCAGGCCCAGTACATCGAGGCGCCGGTGCCGGACGATCCGGACGACGACCGGATCGCCGGCAGCATCGCGTGGGCGCTGGCCCACCTCGCCGAGCCGCTGACCGTGGCGCGGCTGGCCGGGCAGGCGCACATGTCGACCCGCACCTACCTGCGGCACTTCGCCCGGGCCACCGGGACGAGCCCGATCCGCTGGCTGATCGACCAGCGGGTGCGGGCCAGCGTGGCGCTGCTGGAGACGACGGACGCGCCGGTCGAGGAGATCGCCGCGACGATGGGCTTCGACACCCCGGTGACCTACCGCCATCATTTCGGCCGGGCCATGCGCACGTCGCCGTCGGCGTACCGGCGGGCGTTCCGGACCGGTGGAGGGCCGACGGCGGGCGCGGCGGGTCAGGCCGGCGTGTAG
- a CDS encoding ribokinase — MPQTRVTVVGSANMDLVAMAPALPRPGETMLGTDFVMVPGGKGANQAVAAARAGAACTFLGAIGSDSFGVTLKARIAAAGVDTGHLRVVYGTSGVALVMVNAEGENAILVTPGANGALTGLSDEELGSVRAADVLVAQLEIPVETVTEAAVAAHAAGTRVILNAAPARPVPDELLAAVDLLVVNEREAQALTGRGREAPHALLELTPRAVLTLGADGAWYGDRDGTAVHVPAVKVDVVDSTAAGDAFTAALAVGWGEGRDLVDAVRWAAAAGAACTRRLGASVALPHRPEIDALYTPA; from the coding sequence GTGCCGCAGACCCGGGTGACCGTGGTGGGCAGCGCGAACATGGACCTGGTGGCCATGGCGCCCGCGCTGCCCCGGCCGGGGGAGACCATGCTCGGCACCGACTTCGTCATGGTGCCCGGCGGCAAGGGCGCCAACCAGGCCGTCGCCGCCGCCCGCGCCGGCGCGGCGTGCACCTTCCTCGGCGCGATCGGCTCGGACTCCTTCGGGGTCACCCTGAAGGCCCGCATCGCCGCCGCCGGGGTGGACACCGGGCACCTACGGGTGGTCTACGGCACCTCCGGCGTGGCCCTGGTGATGGTCAACGCCGAGGGGGAGAACGCGATCCTGGTGACCCCGGGCGCCAACGGCGCGCTGACCGGCCTCAGCGATGAGGAACTGGGCAGCGTACGGGCCGCGGACGTCCTGGTCGCCCAGCTGGAGATCCCGGTCGAGACCGTGACCGAGGCCGCGGTCGCCGCCCACGCGGCCGGTACCCGGGTCATCCTCAACGCCGCGCCGGCCCGCCCGGTCCCCGACGAACTGCTCGCCGCGGTGGACCTGCTCGTGGTCAACGAGCGTGAGGCGCAGGCGCTCACCGGGCGCGGCCGGGAGGCGCCGCATGCCCTGCTGGAGCTGACGCCCCGGGCCGTGCTCACCCTCGGTGCCGACGGCGCCTGGTACGGAGACCGGGACGGGACGGCCGTGCACGTGCCCGCGGTCAAGGTGGACGTGGTGGACTCCACCGCCGCCGGGGACGCGTTCACCGCGGCACTCGCCGTCGGCTGGGGCGAGGGGCGGGACCTGGTCGACGCGGTCCGGTGGGCGGCGGCGGCCGGCGCGGCCTGCACCCGCCGGCTCGGCGCGTCGGTGGCGCTGCCACACCGGCCCGAGATCGACGCGCTCTACACGCCGGCCTGA
- a CDS encoding ABC transporter ATP-binding protein, translating to MTGDLIPGASGAAPAATPVDADLVVSLDGVGVRRSGTALLHDVTWRVELDERWVVLGPNGAGKTTLLNLAAGRLHPTIGTAHVLGERIGRTDVNELRTRIGLSTAALAERVPADERVADVVVTAAWSVVGRWRESYDRTDEARAHALLGQLGIGGLADRRYGTLSEGERKRVQIARALMTDPELLLLDEPAAGLDLGGREDLVARLAELAYDPDAPALVLVTHHVEEIPPGFTHALLLREGGVVAQGLLGDTLTGDNLSKTFGLPLVVERSGDRYTARAA from the coding sequence GTGACTGGTGACCTGATCCCTGGCGCCTCCGGCGCCGCCCCCGCCGCCACCCCCGTGGACGCGGATCTGGTGGTCAGCCTCGACGGCGTCGGCGTACGCCGGTCCGGCACCGCGCTGCTGCACGACGTGACCTGGCGGGTCGAGCTGGACGAGCGCTGGGTGGTGCTCGGGCCGAACGGCGCCGGCAAGACGACGCTGCTCAACCTCGCCGCGGGTCGGCTGCACCCGACCATCGGCACCGCGCACGTGCTCGGCGAGCGGATCGGCCGGACGGACGTCAACGAGCTGCGGACCCGCATCGGCCTCTCCACCGCCGCGCTCGCCGAGCGGGTCCCCGCCGACGAGCGGGTCGCCGACGTCGTGGTCACCGCCGCCTGGTCGGTGGTCGGCCGCTGGCGGGAGAGCTACGACCGCACCGACGAGGCCCGGGCCCACGCGCTGCTCGGGCAGCTCGGCATCGGCGGGCTCGCCGACCGCCGGTACGGCACCCTGTCCGAGGGCGAGCGCAAGCGGGTGCAGATCGCCCGGGCCCTGATGACCGACCCGGAGCTGCTCCTGCTCGACGAGCCGGCCGCCGGGCTCGACCTCGGTGGGCGGGAGGACCTGGTCGCCCGGCTCGCCGAGCTGGCGTACGACCCGGACGCCCCGGCGCTGGTGCTGGTCACCCACCACGTCGAGGAGATCCCGCCGGGCTTCACCCACGCCCTGCTGCTGCGCGAGGGCGGCGTGGTGGCGCAGGGCCTGCTGGGGGACACCCTCACCGGGGACAACCTCTCCAAGACCTTCGGGCTGCCGCTGGTGGTCGAGCGCTCGGGCGACCGGTACACCGCCCGCGCCGCCTGA
- a CDS encoding ATP-binding cassette domain-containing protein, whose translation MSAVIEIEGLRKAFHSVRQGRRVAVDGFDLLVEAGQVHGFLGPNGSGKTTTLRALLGLVRADGGRMTVLGAPSPELLPRVAGRVGAIVESPQFFGNFTAHRTLRLLALAGGVPLGRVDEVLEQVGLADRGHERVKGYSLGMKQRLAVASALLKDPELLILDEPANGLDPAGIREMRDLMRSLAAAGVTVLVSSHILGEIQLICDHVTIISRGRRVAAGRVDEVLAGFDQHEFLVRVAEPERAAELLRDAGVAVAEYPDHLVVGQVTDPTVVSRLLGEQGLWVGELTPLRPDLESVFLELTADGGHPALPRQVDGSAPHQAGPAGEAVIDLDAGVGGRGGDA comes from the coding sequence ATGAGCGCGGTCATCGAGATCGAGGGTCTGCGCAAGGCCTTCCACAGCGTGCGGCAGGGCCGCCGGGTCGCTGTCGACGGTTTCGACCTGCTGGTCGAGGCGGGGCAGGTCCACGGCTTCCTGGGCCCGAACGGCTCGGGCAAGACCACCACCCTGCGTGCCCTGCTGGGGCTGGTCCGCGCCGACGGCGGTCGGATGACGGTGCTCGGTGCCCCGTCGCCCGAGCTGCTGCCGCGGGTGGCCGGGCGGGTCGGGGCGATCGTCGAGAGCCCGCAGTTCTTCGGCAACTTCACCGCGCACCGCACGCTGCGCCTGCTCGCCCTGGCGGGCGGTGTGCCGCTCGGCCGGGTGGACGAGGTGCTGGAGCAGGTGGGCCTGGCCGACCGGGGACACGAGCGGGTGAAGGGCTATTCGCTCGGCATGAAGCAGCGGCTGGCCGTCGCGTCGGCGCTGCTCAAGGATCCGGAGCTGCTCATCCTCGACGAGCCGGCCAACGGGCTGGACCCGGCCGGGATCCGGGAGATGCGGGACCTGATGCGGTCGCTGGCCGCGGCTGGGGTCACCGTCCTGGTCTCCAGTCACATCCTCGGCGAGATCCAGCTGATCTGCGACCACGTGACGATCATTTCGCGAGGTCGCCGGGTGGCGGCCGGCCGGGTGGACGAGGTGCTGGCCGGCTTCGACCAGCACGAGTTCTTGGTCCGGGTGGCCGAGCCGGAGCGGGCCGCGGAGCTGTTGCGGGACGCCGGGGTGGCGGTGGCCGAGTACCCCGACCACCTCGTGGTCGGCCAGGTGACCGATCCGACCGTGGTCAGCCGGCTGCTCGGCGAGCAGGGGCTCTGGGTGGGCGAGCTGACCCCGCTGCGCCCCGATCTGGAGAGCGTCTTCCTGGAGTTGACCGCCGACGGCGGCCACCCGGCGCTGCCCCGGCAGGTCGACGGTTCGGCGCCGCACCAGGCGGGGCCGGCCGGCGAAGCGGTGATCGACCTGGACGCCGGTGTCGGCGGCAGAGGAGGGGACGCGTGA
- a CDS encoding ABC transporter permease subunit, which yields MNLVRAELERLSARRFVQLMIVLLVLAFGVTAATTLAGSHRPTSSELITAGNLAAQERQKLEATYQDCVARVNGNLQPGTETNYFPADCSEVDPGRMERLPVAADYLIGVFTFANQARPLLYFLIAFLVLFGFLIGASYIGADLNSGGVVNLLLWRPRRLTVLGAKLGTLLGGVLVLSLLASALYLATFWVIGQTAGLAGGLTGTFWRELGQIHGRGMVLVLLATATGFALATLGRHTSAALGAAAAYAVVWELGARLVLQIVDAARPDQLMLTSYLGAWLSGEAHFYDPRACIGSGNGFCDGSYTLTWGPALVVLLGLTAALTTAAFTAFRRRDLI from the coding sequence GTGAACCTGGTCCGTGCCGAGCTGGAACGGTTGAGCGCGCGCCGCTTCGTCCAGCTCATGATCGTGCTGCTGGTGCTGGCGTTCGGCGTCACCGCGGCGACCACCCTGGCCGGCTCGCACCGGCCGACCTCGTCGGAGCTGATCACCGCCGGCAACCTGGCCGCCCAGGAGCGGCAGAAGCTGGAGGCGACGTACCAGGACTGCGTGGCCCGGGTGAACGGCAATCTGCAGCCTGGCACGGAGACGAACTACTTCCCGGCCGACTGCAGCGAGGTCGATCCGGGACGCATGGAGCGGCTGCCGGTGGCGGCGGACTACCTCATCGGGGTGTTCACCTTCGCCAACCAGGCCCGGCCGCTGCTCTACTTCCTGATCGCCTTCCTGGTGCTGTTCGGGTTTCTGATCGGGGCGTCCTACATCGGGGCCGACCTCAATTCGGGCGGAGTGGTCAACCTGCTGCTGTGGCGGCCACGGCGGCTTACCGTGCTCGGCGCGAAGCTGGGCACGCTGCTCGGCGGGGTGCTCGTGCTGTCGCTGCTCGCCTCCGCCCTGTACCTCGCCACGTTCTGGGTGATCGGGCAGACCGCCGGGCTGGCGGGTGGGCTGACCGGCACGTTCTGGCGGGAGCTCGGTCAGATCCACGGTCGCGGGATGGTGCTCGTGCTGCTCGCCACCGCGACGGGCTTCGCCCTCGCCACGCTGGGGCGGCACACCTCGGCCGCGCTCGGCGCGGCGGCCGCGTACGCGGTGGTCTGGGAGCTCGGCGCGCGGCTGGTGCTGCAGATCGTCGACGCGGCCCGCCCGGACCAGCTCATGCTGACCAGCTACCTCGGCGCCTGGCTCTCCGGTGAGGCCCATTTCTACGACCCGCGGGCCTGCATCGGCAGCGGGAACGGCTTCTGCGACGGCTCCTACACGCTGACCTGGGGGCCGGCGCTCGTCGTGCTGCTCGGGTTGACCGCCGCGCTGACCACGGCCGCCTTCACCGCCTTCCGCCGCCGGGACCTCATCTGA
- a CDS encoding ROK family transcriptional regulator, protein MSATRLPGTPRLLRALNDRAALELLLERGPLTRARLGELTGLSKVTASQLVERLEERGLVTRVGEQAGGRGPNAQLYAVRPGSAHVVGVDVGPDRVVAACADITGAVIGRVEQSTRDTDDPVGVVHNAVVQAASSAQAQLSSVRRIVLGTPGLVDPGTGDITFAFNLPRWHSGLLAALREDLHTPVVFENDVNLAAVAEAQSGAAQGVQDFVLVWVGAGVGLAIMLGGRLHHGSSGAAGEIGYLPVPGAPIPRDVSRRAKPAFQQLAGADAVRAVAREHGFRAGNAAAAVSAAIEAGAAGGAMLDELARRLALGVASTCVVLDPPLVVLAGEVGQAGGLALAERVQHEVAAITLVRPRVVPTGLTEEPILRGALRTALDAVRDEVFGSTVG, encoded by the coding sequence ATGAGTGCGACCCGGCTGCCCGGCACCCCCCGCCTGTTGCGGGCGCTCAACGACCGTGCGGCGCTCGAACTCCTGCTCGAGCGCGGGCCGCTGACGCGGGCCCGGCTGGGCGAGCTGACCGGGCTGTCCAAGGTCACCGCCTCGCAACTGGTCGAGCGCCTGGAGGAGCGCGGTCTCGTCACCCGGGTCGGCGAGCAGGCCGGCGGGCGGGGACCGAACGCCCAGCTCTACGCCGTACGCCCGGGCAGCGCGCACGTCGTCGGCGTGGACGTCGGCCCGGACCGGGTGGTGGCCGCCTGCGCGGACATCACAGGCGCGGTGATCGGCCGGGTGGAGCAGTCCACCCGGGACACCGACGATCCGGTGGGCGTGGTGCACAACGCGGTCGTCCAGGCGGCGAGCAGCGCCCAGGCGCAGCTGTCGAGCGTACGGCGCATCGTGCTCGGCACGCCGGGTCTGGTCGACCCGGGGACCGGCGACATCACCTTCGCCTTCAACCTGCCGCGCTGGCACAGCGGTCTCCTCGCGGCGCTGCGCGAGGACCTGCACACCCCGGTGGTCTTCGAGAACGACGTGAACCTCGCCGCGGTCGCCGAGGCGCAGTCCGGCGCCGCGCAGGGGGTGCAGGACTTCGTCCTGGTGTGGGTCGGCGCCGGCGTCGGCCTGGCGATCATGCTCGGCGGGCGGTTGCACCACGGCAGCAGCGGCGCGGCCGGCGAGATCGGCTACCTGCCGGTGCCCGGCGCCCCCATCCCGCGCGACGTCTCCCGCCGGGCGAAACCGGCGTTCCAGCAGCTCGCCGGGGCCGACGCCGTCCGGGCGGTGGCCCGCGAGCACGGCTTCCGCGCGGGCAACGCCGCCGCGGCCGTGTCGGCGGCGATCGAGGCCGGTGCGGCCGGTGGCGCGATGCTGGACGAGTTGGCCCGCCGGCTGGCGCTCGGGGTGGCGAGCACCTGCGTGGTGCTCGACCCGCCGCTGGTGGTGCTCGCCGGCGAGGTGGGACAGGCCGGCGGCCTGGCCCTGGCCGAGCGGGTGCAGCACGAGGTCGCGGCGATCACGCTGGTCCGGCCGCGGGTGGTGCCGACCGGGCTGACCGAGGAGCCGATCCTGCGCGGCGCGCTGCGCACGGCGCTGGACGCCGTCCGCGACGAGGTGTTCGGCTCCACCGTGGGCTGA
- a CDS encoding glycoside hydrolase family 3 N-terminal domain-containing protein gives MGLDPGLRRLALGTLLAAYSGPVPPDWAVDLVADGLAGHTLFGTNVHDPAQVAATTATLREGRADVLIAIDEEGGDVTRLAHATGSPYPGNAALGAIGDVALTRRVYEAIGLELAGLGITVNLAPTVDVNTADENPVIGTRSFGADPVRVAAHSAAAVAGLQASGVAACAKHFPGHGATVADSHHELPTVDVPLDLLRRRDLPPFAAVVAAGAQAVMTAHIRVPALTGTGPATFSRAVLVDLLRTEYGFTGAVITDALEMKGASVAAGGVGPAAVRALAAGADLLCIGAKVDAGLVEHVAAEIVAALEDGQLDRARVEEAAGRAATLAAWTRAATRPPAGGGTDLGYAAARRAVRIEGVLTELDRPLVVQLHAASTIAEGRVPWGLGPHLAGAEEIRAVAAETDADTLRRFAGDRPIVLVGRHLHRLPGGPELVTALAAEHPVTVVEMGWPAQWRPAGVRAFVTTYGASHANGRAAAEALGLAG, from the coding sequence GTGGGGCTCGATCCAGGACTGCGCCGGCTCGCGCTGGGCACGCTGCTGGCCGCGTACTCCGGGCCGGTCCCGCCGGACTGGGCGGTCGACCTGGTCGCCGACGGCCTCGCCGGGCACACCCTGTTCGGCACCAACGTGCACGACCCGGCGCAGGTGGCGGCGACCACCGCCACGCTGCGCGAGGGGCGGGCGGACGTGCTGATCGCCATCGACGAGGAGGGCGGCGACGTCACCCGCCTGGCCCACGCCACGGGCAGCCCGTACCCCGGCAACGCCGCGCTCGGCGCGATCGGCGACGTGGCACTCACCCGGCGGGTCTACGAGGCGATCGGCCTCGAACTCGCCGGACTCGGCATCACCGTGAACCTCGCCCCGACCGTCGACGTGAACACCGCGGACGAAAACCCGGTGATCGGCACGCGCTCGTTCGGCGCCGACCCGGTCCGGGTGGCCGCACACTCGGCGGCGGCGGTGGCCGGGCTCCAGGCGAGCGGCGTTGCGGCCTGCGCCAAACACTTCCCCGGGCACGGCGCGACCGTCGCCGACTCGCACCACGAACTGCCCACCGTGGACGTCCCACTCGACCTCCTGCGCCGGCGGGACCTGCCGCCGTTCGCCGCCGTGGTGGCCGCCGGCGCCCAAGCCGTGATGACCGCGCACATCCGGGTGCCGGCGCTGACCGGCACCGGCCCGGCCACCTTCAGCCGGGCCGTCCTGGTCGACCTGCTCCGCACCGAGTACGGCTTCACCGGCGCGGTGATCACGGACGCGCTGGAGATGAAGGGCGCGTCGGTCGCCGCTGGCGGGGTCGGGCCGGCCGCCGTACGGGCCCTCGCCGCCGGGGCGGACCTGCTCTGCATCGGCGCCAAGGTCGACGCCGGGCTGGTCGAGCACGTCGCCGCCGAGATCGTGGCGGCGCTTGAGGACGGCCAGCTGGACCGCGCCCGCGTGGAGGAGGCGGCCGGGCGCGCCGCCACGCTCGCCGCCTGGACCCGGGCCGCCACCCGGCCGCCCGCCGGCGGTGGCACCGACCTGGGGTACGCGGCAGCGCGCCGCGCGGTGCGGATCGAGGGCGTGCTGACCGAGCTGGACCGACCCCTCGTCGTGCAGCTGCACGCCGCCTCGACCATCGCCGAGGGGCGCGTGCCCTGGGGGCTCGGCCCGCACCTGGCCGGTGCCGAGGAGATCCGCGCGGTCGCCGCCGAGACGGATGCGGATACCCTGCGCCGGTTCGCCGGAGACCGGCCGATCGTCCTGGTCGGCCGGCACCTGCACCGGTTGCCGGGCGGTCCCGAGCTGGTCACCGCGCTGGCCGCCGAGCACCCGGTGACCGTGGTGGAGATGGGCTGGCCGGCACAGTGGCGACCGGCGGGCGTCCGGGCCTTCGTCACCACGTACGGCGCGAGCCACGCCAACGGTCGCGCCGCGGCCGAGGCGCTCGGCCTCGCCGGCTGA
- a CDS encoding PP2C family protein-serine/threonine phosphatase, which produces MTADDLWLRALADLTARSHRLPPDDLTDAVNTVLRPLGVAVTIYLVDVEQRDLRPLPQPGRPAPDPLPIDASLAGRAFTQVEMHAGQGPPPRLWVPLVDGTDRLGLLEVFPPAGLELTDAALRGGCRLIAGLIGHLMTSKSAYGDGLHRARRSRPMGVSAELLWQLLPPLTFATPDATISAVLEPCYEVGGDAFDYSLNGNRITLAILDGVGHGLPAVLTTSVALAAMRAARRSGENLAGLGRAVDAAVAGQWRDGRFVTAVLAEFDTGSGLLRYVNAGHPPPLLLRRGRAVQALDGGRRLPLGLADDRSDVARTRLEPGDRLLLHTDGVTEARDAAGRMFGLARLADLAERYVASGLPTPETLRRLSHAVSGHQDGPLRDDATLLLVEWSPEASARLEP; this is translated from the coding sequence ATGACCGCCGACGACCTCTGGCTCCGGGCCCTGGCCGACCTGACGGCCCGGTCGCACCGGCTGCCGCCGGACGATCTGACGGACGCGGTCAACACGGTGCTGCGGCCGCTGGGGGTCGCGGTGACCATCTACCTGGTCGACGTGGAGCAGCGGGACCTGCGACCGCTGCCCCAGCCCGGTCGGCCGGCACCGGACCCGCTGCCGATCGACGCCAGCCTCGCCGGCCGCGCGTTCACCCAGGTCGAGATGCACGCCGGCCAGGGGCCACCGCCCCGGCTCTGGGTGCCGCTCGTCGACGGCACCGACCGGCTGGGGCTGCTGGAGGTCTTTCCACCCGCCGGCCTGGAGCTGACCGACGCGGCGCTTCGCGGCGGCTGCAGGCTGATCGCCGGACTGATCGGGCATTTGATGACCAGCAAGAGCGCGTACGGCGACGGCCTGCACCGGGCCCGCCGCAGCCGGCCGATGGGCGTCTCCGCCGAACTGCTCTGGCAGTTGCTGCCACCACTGACGTTCGCCACCCCGGACGCGACGATCAGCGCGGTGCTGGAGCCCTGCTACGAGGTGGGCGGCGACGCCTTCGACTACAGCCTGAACGGGAACCGGATCACCCTGGCCATCCTCGACGGGGTGGGCCACGGCCTCCCGGCGGTGCTCACCACCTCGGTCGCGCTGGCGGCGATGCGGGCCGCACGACGGTCCGGGGAGAACCTGGCCGGGTTGGGCCGGGCGGTCGACGCGGCGGTCGCCGGGCAGTGGCGCGACGGCCGGTTCGTCACCGCGGTGCTCGCCGAATTCGACACGGGCAGCGGCCTGCTGCGCTACGTCAACGCCGGGCATCCGCCGCCGCTGCTGCTGCGCCGTGGTCGGGCGGTGCAGGCGCTGGACGGTGGCCGGCGGCTCCCACTCGGCCTGGCGGACGACCGGAGCGACGTCGCCCGGACCCGGCTGGAGCCCGGCGACCGACTGCTGCTGCACACCGACGGCGTGACCGAGGCCCGGGACGCGGCGGGCCGCATGTTCGGCCTGGCCCGACTGGCCGACCTCGCGGAGCGGTACGTCGCCTCCGGCCTGCCCACGCCCGAGACGCTGCGCCGGCTCAGCCACGCGGTCAGCGGCCACCAGGACGGCCCACTGCGCGACGACGCCACGCTGCTGCTGGTCGAGTGGTCGCCGGAGGCGTCGGCGCGGCTCGAGCCGTGA